In Geotrypetes seraphini chromosome 4, aGeoSer1.1, whole genome shotgun sequence, a single window of DNA contains:
- the LOC117358812 gene encoding uncharacterized protein LOC117358812 has protein sequence MATTRQGKSEKPCTSGVSAKRSKVTPVSPSSVPIPLETEEFSDKADIMAELFKIKLMLTDNAGKISEIMEEVLGLRQEIQTDRQRMSVIEERIELLETVTQKCDSERQNVESLKNQLIDLENRGKRKNIRVLGLAENLEGGDTVQFLENLLPKLLQLNSKWPLEIERAHRIPSKKPVNQNGPRPLIFKVLRYQQALEILKVAKANKNLNYKGSKLLLVPDFAKHTANIRKQFLMLRQQLKEKGYMYGLYYPSTMRISTGNKSWYFQDPAKLKEFLSQEEPMST, from the exons ATGGCTAccacaaggcaaggcaaatcggAGAAGCCGTGCACTTCCGGTGTATCGGCAAAAAGATCTAAAGTGACTCCGGTGTCGCCGTCGAGTGTCCCGATCCCGTTGGAAACAGAGGAATTCTCAGATAAAGCAGATATAATGGCAGagctatttaaaattaaattaatgctGACAGACAACGCTGGCAAAATTTCGGAAATAATGGAGGAGGTGCTGGGTCTGAGGCAAGAGATCCAGACTGACAGGCAGAGGATGTCTGTGATTGAGGAGAGAATTGAACTGCTGGAAACTGTCACACAAAAGTGTGACAGTGAAAGACAAAATGTAGAAAGCTTGAAAAATCAGCTGATAGATTTGGAGAATCGGGGGAAAAGGAAGAACATCAGAGTGCTTGGACTGGCTGAAAATCTTGAAGGGGGAGACACTGTACAGTTTTTAGAGAACTTACTACCTAAACTGTTACAGTTAAACTCCAAGTGGCCgttggaaatagaacgggcacatAGAATCCCTTCAAAAAAACCAGTGAATCAGAATGGCCCCAGacccttgatttttaaagttttgaGATATCAGCAAGCTTTAGAAATCCTGAAAGTAGCAAAAGcgaacaaaaatttaaattataaagggtCTAAATTGTTATTGGTTCCAGACTTTGCAAAACATACTGCAAACATCAGAAAGCAGTTTCttatgctgaggcagcagttgaAAGAAAAAGGTTACATGTATGGCTTGTACTATCCATCTACAATGCGAATATCTACTGGaaataagtcctggtattttcaaGACCCTGCAAAACTTAAAGAATTTCTATCACAAGAGGAACCGATGTCTAC ATAA